From a region of the Labrus mixtus chromosome 5, fLabMix1.1, whole genome shotgun sequence genome:
- the il12b2 gene encoding LOW QUALITY PROTEIN: interleukin-12 subunit beta (The sequence of the model RefSeq protein was modified relative to this genomic sequence to represent the inferred CDS: inserted 2 bases in 1 codon), which produces MSSNGFCCHTIFQRTFSLWIFGLLFISLSGAHGLSTFPENFVVAKRNGSSPVTLTCSTKTTGHITWKLDGEEIDVDSGDYFQQDSSILTVSEVDTPTLGEYSCWRGEEMLSSTYLLLEAEEEEALDSLLSCRAKSYDCVFSCSWTNSGYELVRLGLGQDCSEDETSCRWISSSDLLADGAFQFEVSHSLSPYTEESTMLVITAEAIADLSILRRTTRFYLRDIIEPDSPQIVRCQEMEQDLNVTIDPPSSWSTPHSFFSLEHQIEYVLKDNGKTGLSSSALIPKRISKLRVRSRDQLVLSAWSQWTPWKNVTHXEYLITKLSAPALCLFVHVCSTTSFMLSHLLFVTWLFNVLPLGTDDQQITQHPPKAQ; this is translated from the exons ATGAGCTCCAATGGTTTTTGCTGTCACACAATCTTTCAGAGGACCTTTTCACTGTGGATATTTGGGCTTCTGTTCATCAGCCTATCAGGAGCACATGGACTCAGCACGTTTCCAGAAAACT TTGTGGTCGCCAAAAGGAATGGTTCAAGTCCAGTCACACTGACATGCAGTACAAAGACCACAGGACATATCACTTGGAAGCTAGATGGGGAAGAGATTGATGTCGATTCGGGGGATTATTTCCAGCAGGACAGTTCAATTCTGACAGTGTCAGAAGTAGATACTCCCACGTTGGGTGAGTACAGctgctggagaggagaggagatgctGTCATCCACCTATCTGCTGCTTGAAgccgaggaggaagaggcgTTGG ATTCTCTTCTCAGTTGTCGGGCAAAGTCTTATGACTGTGTCTTCAGCTGTAGCTGGACCAATAGTGGATATGAATTAGTGCGCCTTGGACTTGGCCAAGactg CAGTGAAGATGAGACGTCGTGTCGCTGGATCAGCAGCAGCGATCTTCTCGCAGATGGGGCATTCCAGTTTGAGGTGTCCCACTCCCTCTCACCCTACACTGAGGAAAGCACCATGCTCGTTATCACAGCTGAGGCCATTGCTGACCTCTCCATCCTCAGGAGAACCACACGATTTTATCTCAGAGACATCA TTGAACCCGATAGTCCCCAGATCGTCAGGTGTCAGGAGATGGAGCAGGACCTGAATGTGACCATTGATCCTCCGTCCAGCTGGTCAACTCCTCACAGCTTCTTCAGTCTGGAGCACCAGATTGAATATGTGCTTAAGGATAATGGCAAG ACAGGACTCTCTTCATCAGCTCTGATACCAAAGAGGATCAGCAAGCTGAGGGTTCGCTCAAGAGATCAGCTGGTGCTCTCCGCCTGGAGCCAGTGGACTCCCTGGAAAAATGTAACCCA TGAGTATTTGATCACAAAACTGTCTGCTcctgctctttgtttgtttgtacatgTCTGTAGTACAACGTCCTTCATGTTGTCTCACCTACTGTTTGTCACTTGGCTTTTTAATGTCTTACCTTTGGGCACTGATGACCAACAGATAACACAGCACCCACCAAAAGCTCAGTAA
- the LOC132974486 gene encoding protease-associated domain-containing protein 1-like: MAKVLPAALLFYLWNLLMRFSCTSGLGINELLYFRVISPEEIGYIFSAAPAKDFGGAFVSSYDEIFLVPAEPADGCTDLEDTEIIQGQVILVERGGCSFVQKARNVEEAGGKAVLIADNAVDNDSQYLDMVTDGSTAKPSIPALFLLGRDGMMIRRTLQRQALPWAVISIPVNVSSLASFPLKQPPWTLW; the protein is encoded by the exons ATGGCAAAGGTTCTGCCAGCGGCTTTACTGTTCTACCTCTGGAACCTTCTAATGCGATTCAGCTGCACGTCAG GTCTTGGGATCAATGAATTGCTTTACTTCCGGGTCATCAGTCCAGAGGAGATAGGCTACATCTTCAGTGCAGCACCTGCTAAAGACTTTGGAGGAGCTTTT GTGTCTTCTTATGATGAGATTTTTCTTGTGCCTGCAGAACCAGCAGACGGCTGCACAGACCTGGAGGACACAGAAATTATCCAGGGACAAGTAATCCTGGTGGAAAGAGG AGGTTGCTCCTTTGTACAAAAGGCGAGAAATGTGGAGGAAGCAGGAGGCAAAGCTGTTCTCATTGCTGATAATGCAGTGGACAATGACAGCCAGTACCTTGATATGGTCACTGATGGAAGCACTGCCAAACCAAGCATACCGGCATTATTCCTACTGGGACGTGATGG GATGATGATCCGACGAACTCTTCAGAGACAAGCACTGCCGTGGGCTGTCATTTCCATTCCTGTCAATGTTTCCTCTTTGGCCTCGTTCCCCCTGAAGCAGCCCCCATGGACACTGTGGTAG
- the LOC132974995 gene encoding G-protein coupled receptor 183-like — protein sequence MLLSNTTDSLTGGGVPLSVNFDSPEDYFIFIFQILFATSTVLVAGTVVIGILVTEELRLQNRFIFMLNTSICDTLVGFSVFYLGLFDVQEGYPPRNGTYNVLPSLLGVNILTFLFAQFDRYFAVCHPFIYSRFITRHFVICLNIYCWFYNFAHLLARNLLPVSKSMQLYVFSIVFFQLIVLTKVVMTIKLYFVARFQLERDPPSADRESKKESLRIIIFVVISFLVLWCPSFVNIIIRFTSGRGLTFRNDATNLFAIMARLNALCTPSVYIWGSPALRDATVRTVWGRVCARCKRRYAKITIMLDVSIYTYILLEFVLFFIN from the coding sequence ATGCTCCTCTCCAACACCACAGACTCTCTGACAGGAGGAGGGGTGCCTCTCTCGGTGAACTTCGACAGTCCAGAAGattatttcatctttattttccaGATTTTATTTGCTACCAGCACTGTCCTGGTGGCCGGAACAGTTGTTATTGGCATCTTGGTCACCGAAGAGCTGCGCCTGCAGAACAGATTCATCTTCATGCTCAACACTAGTATCTGTGACACTTTGGTGggcttctctgtgttttaccTGGGTCTGTTTGATGTGCAGGAGGGGTATCCGCCGAGAAATGGTACTTATAATGTGTTACCGTCTCTCCTTGGGGTGAATATATTGACGTTTTTGTTCGCGCAGTTTGACCGTTATTTTGCTGTGTGCCACCCATTCATCTACAGCCGCTTCATTACGAGGCACTTTGTGATTTGCCTCAATATCTACTGCTGGTTTTATAATTTCGCCCACCTGCTCGCCAGGAACTTGTTGCCCGTTTCCAAATCGATGCAACTCTACGTGTTCAGCATTGTCTTCTTTCAACTGATCGTGCTCACTAAAGTGGTCATGAcgatcaaactgtattttgtgGCCCGATTCCAGCTTGAGAGAGACCCTCCGAGCGCAGACAGAGAAAGCAAAAAGGAATCGCTGAGAATCATCATATTTGTTGTCATAAGCTTCTTGGTGTTGTGGTGCCCCTCCTTTGTGAATATCATTATCAGATTTACGTCGGGGAGAGGCCTGACATTCAGGAACGACGCCACCAATTTGTTCGCCATCATGGCTCGTTTAAACGCCCTGTGCACCCCGTCTGTGTACATCTGGGGGAGTCCGGCTCTGAGGGACGCCACTGTGAGGACAGTGTGGGGCAGAGTGTGTGCACGGTGCAAGAGGAGGTATGCAAAAATCACTATCATGTTGGATGTTTCTatctatacatacatacttttagaatttgttttattttttatcaattgA
- the LOC132974789 gene encoding G-protein coupled receptor 183-like encodes MLLNATIPLSVDFDSPVDFLIFIFHILFATSSALLAGSVVVGISSTRSLRGQNRFIFMLNTSISDTLTGFSVYYLGLFDVQEGYPSRNGTYYILPSFLGVNVLTFLFAQFDRYFAVCHPFFYNRYITRSLVFGICAFCWMYTYTILTVQNMVPISKAAQINAFGVMTLQIIVLVKVLMTIKLYIIARSHLVREAPSAERDNKKESLRIIVFVVICFLALWCPSFVNIIVRQLTRNGMRFRNEATNLFAILARLNALVTPALYIWGSPALREAVWRTVWRRVCRRRRARIGITLHGVTNKL; translated from the exons ATGCTCCTCAACGCCACCATCCCTCTGTCGGTAGACTTTGACAGTCCGGTGGATttcctcatcttcatcttccACATCCTGTTTGCCACCAGCTCCGCGCTCCTCGCCGGCTCGGTGGTCGTCGGGATCTCCTCCACGCGCTCCCTGCGAGGTCAGAACCGGTTCATCTTCATGCTGAACACGAGCATCAGTGACACTCTGACCGGCTTCTCGGTCTACTACCTCGGCCTCTTCGACGTCCAGGAGGGTTATCCCTCCAGAAACGGGACGTATTACATTCTACCCTCATTTCTAGGTGTCAATGTGCTGACCTTCCTCTTTGCTCAGTTTGACAGATACTTCGCTGTGTGCCATCCGTTCTTTTACAACCGCTACATAACGAGGTCTCTGGTGTTCGGAATCTGTGCGTTTTGCTGGATGTACACGTACACGATCCTGACAGTGCAGAACATGGTGCCCATTTCAAAAGCGGCACAGATAAACGCGTTCGGTGTGATGACTCTGCAGATTATAGTTCTCGTAAAAGTGTTGATGACTATTAAATTATACATCATAGCCAGGAGTCACCTGGTGAGAGAGGCGCCTAGTGCGGAGAGAGACAACAAGAAGGAGTCTCTGCGCatcattgtgtttgtggttaTCTGCTTCTTGGCTCTGTGGTGTCCTTCTTTTGTTAATATTATAGTCAGACAGCTGACGAGGAACGGTATGAGGTTTAGAAATGAGGCCACTAACCTGTTCGCCATCTTGGCGCGCCTGAACGCACTGGTCACCCCAGCGCTGTACATCTGGGGCAGTCCGGCGCTGCGCGAGGCCGTGTGGAGGACAGTGTGGAGGAGGGTGTGCCGCCGGAGGAGGGCCAG AATTGGCATCACATTACACGGAGTCACAAACAAACTATAG
- the LOC132974996 gene encoding adenosine receptor A1-like gives MSNSSWVLSLVLPLTSFGNVLMFLFNILLAASIIFFNVSVSLSIMLNGALRNENRFMYMLSTCFSDICTGVSYYYVGVLDVKDTFNSPTGTFYIVPTFLGLSYMAILAAQADRYHAVTVPFKYSQRMTRNRTLLVICSYWVYAFLIVAANNLVTVTVAKRITSIGTFAANISTVIIMIGLNIRLLMIARFQLEREPPSDERDNKRSSVYLILVVAAFFLSTWLPIFCHITACNFIGSKCYTFKNEGTDPLRILPRVNACLTPILYIRGCAAIRTSLLSKVWKPCCWTRRHPGRLGPAGIQSPRRTSKVGWMSK, from the exons ATGAGTAACAGTAGCTGGGTTTTGTCGCTTGTGCTTCCCCTCACGAGCTTTGGCAATGTGCTGATGTTTCTTTTCAACATTCTCTTGGCTGCGAGCATCATTTTCTtcaatgtgtctgtgtctttgtccaTCATGCTGAACGGAGCACTGCGTAACGAGAACCGCTTCATGTACATGCTGAGCACGTGCTTCAGCGACATCTGCACTGGTGTTTCTTATTATTATGTGGGTGTTCTGGATGTAAAAGATACATTTAACTCCCCTACGGGAACCTTCTACATTGTGCCCACATTTCTCGGCCTGTCTTATATGGCGATCCTGGCCGCGCAGGCAGACAGATACCACGCGGTCACAGTACCTTTTAAATACTCCCAGCGCATGACCAGAAACAGAACCCTGCTAGTCATCTGCTCATACTGGGTCTATGCGTTTTTGATCGTGGCTGCGAACAACCTGGTCACGGTCACGGTGGCCAAGAGGATAACGAGCATTGGCACATTTGCGGCGAACATATCCACAGTGATCATAATGATAGGGCTGAATATCAGACTGCTCATGATAGCCAGGTTTCAGTTGGAGAGAGAACCACCTTCTGACGAAAGAGACAACAAGCGCTCCTCGGTGTATCTTATCTTGGTGGTGGCTGCGTTTTTCTTATCTACTTGGCTCCCCATATTCTGTCATATCACGGCCTGTAATTTCATTGGTTCCAAATGTTATACTTTTAAGAATGAAGGCACTGACCCTCTACGCATTTTGCCCCGAGTTAATGCGTGCCTGACTCCCATCCTGTACATAAGAGGGTGCGCTGCGATCAGAACCTCGCTGCTGTCTAAGGTGTGGAAACCCTGCTGCTGGACGAG GCGGCATCCCGGACGGCTTGGCCCTGCAGGCATCCAGTCCCCGCGGCGTACTTCAAAAGTCGGATGGATGTCTAAGTAA
- the LOC132974487 gene encoding hypermethylated in cancer 2 protein-like, protein MELPNHAKQLLLQLNQQRAKGFLCDVIIVVENALFRAHKNILAASSIYFKSLVLHDNLINLDTEMVNPSVFRQVLDFIYTGKLLSSSDQSNEQNFSALLTAASYLQLHDLAALCRKKLKRSGGKPLPGKPSTPGPLSRLRLNNQRLSSSTPAGPKNHYPPTPSDADQPQPDEGLRDKLSDDEMFVGSSGRNGNGGNGSSNGNLSSGGSAGEPDLGLDLSKKSPPSAGTVTDALSPHSNSQESPQSASVSTTNSASLDDSSTTLPGVDTCGSETTELNSSSKASDETQNQPDGPPPQKKSRQGARKNEWPKKEASGLKSEDHDRPLVNGVIVGPKERSGAGGGSAGSFTSDKSFQCKDDEEGGENGQDHSDESGQSDGESAGGGGGGGTGGGHGANYVYRQEGFEPAFGDNLYVCIPCGKGFPSSEQLNAHVETHTEDELYIKEEGGTFVKEEDEEEAEDLSAPVGPSTFGSETRPFKCTVCSKSYKDPATLRQHEKSHWLTRPFPCNICGKMFTQRGTMTRHMRSHLGLKPFACEECGMRFTRQYRLTEHMRVHSGEKPYECQLCGGKFTQQRNLISHLRMHTSPS, encoded by the coding sequence ATGGAACTGCCAAATCATGCCAAACAACTGCTGCTGCAACTCAACCAGCAGAGAGCCAAGGGCTTCCTGTGTGACGTCATCATCGTGGTGGAGAATGCGCTCTTCCGGGCCCACAAGAACATCCTCGCAGCAAGCAGCATATACTTCAAATCTTTGGTCCTTCACGATAACCTCATTAACCTCGACACAGAGATGGTGAACCCCTCTGTATTCAGACAAGTTCTGGACTTCATCTACACTGGGAAGCTCCTGTCCTCGTCGGACCAGAGCAACGAGCAGAACTTCAGTGCCCTCTTGACCGCAGCTAGCTACCTCCAGCTCCACGACCTCGCTGCACTTTGCAGAAAGAAGCTCAAGCGCAGCGGTGGGAAACCACTGCCAGGCAAACCCTCCACTCCAGGTCCCCTCAGCCGCTTACGCCTCAACAACCAGCGCCTTTCCTCTTCTACACCTGCTGGCCCCAAAAACCACTATCCTCCTACCCCTTCCGATGCCGACCAGCCACAGCCAGACGAAGGCCTTCGGGACAAGCTCTCAGATGATGAGATGTTTGTTGGCAGCTCTGGGAGGAATGGGAACGGGGGAAATGGCAGCAGTAACGGTAACCTCAGCAGTGGAGGAAGTGCTGGAGAGCCAGACCTTGGACTAGACCTGTCCAAGAAGAGCCCTCCCTCTGCAGGCACAGTCACTGATGCCCTCAGCCCACACAGCAACTCCCAAGAATCCCCTCAATCTGCCTCAGTATCCACAACCAACAGTGCCTCACTGGATGACTCCTCCACCACCTTACCAGGTGTAGACACCTGCGGATCCGAAACCACGGAGCTCAACTCCTCATCCAAAGCCTCAGACGAAACCCAAAACCAGCCTGATGGCCCCCCACCCCAAAAGAAATCCAGACAGGGTGCTCGCAAGAATGAGTGGCCTAAGAAAGAGGCGTCAGGGTTGAAGTCTGAAGACCACGACAGGCCCCTGGTTAACGGGGTGATTGTGGGGCCTAAAGAACGCTCTGGGGCCGGAGGGGGCAGTGCTGGCAGCTTCACCTCTGACAAGTCCTTCCAGTGTAAAGATGATGAAGAAGGAGGGGAGAACGGCCAGGACCACAGTGACGAGAGCGGGCAAAGCGATGGCGAGAGtgcaggaggtggaggtggagggggaaCTGGAGGGGGGCACGGCGCCAACTATGTTTACCGGCAAGAAGGTTTTGAGCCAGCGTTTGGAGACAACCTCTACGTGTGCATTCCCTGTGGGAAAGGCTTCCCCAGTTCTGAGCAGCTCAATGCCCATGTGGAGACGCACACAGAGGATGAGCTCTACAtcaaagaggaaggagggacctttgtgaaagaggaagatgaggaagaggcgGAGGACCTCTCTGCCCCTGTGGGTCCTTCTACCTTTGGCTCGGAAACACGTCCGTTCAAGTGTACAGTCTGCAGTAAGAGCTACAAAGACCCGGCAACGCTGAGACAGCACGAAAAGAGCCATTGGCTGACCAGGCCTTTCCCCTGCAACATCTGCGGCAAAATGTTCACCCAGAGGGGCACCATGACACGCCATATGCGCAGTCACCTCGGCCTCAAGCCGTTTGCGTGTGAAGAGTGTGGCATGCGCTTCACACGCCAGTACCGTCTGACGGAGCACATGCGTGTCCACTCTGGGGAGAAGCCGTATGAATGCCAGCTATGCGGGGGGAAGTTTACCCAGCAGCGCAACCTCATCAGTCACCTGAGAATGCACACCTCACCCTCTTAG